The following DNA comes from Cryobacterium psychrophilum.
AATTGACAGCGCTCGCACCGTCGGCTTGCATTCCCTCGCGGGGCGTGCACCGGCGTGTGCAGGCGCTGGTGGCTCGTGGTTGGTCGCAGTCGAAGCTCTGCGCGATGGTCGGGCGGGAGCGTGGCAACTGGTGGACGATGATGCAGGCCGATCAGGTCACCGTGTCTTTCCACCTCGAAGTATCGAAGCTATACGACCGGATCTGGAACACAGAGCCACCGCATGCCGACTGGCCCGACAAGACGGCGCGCACGCGAGCTTTGAACTACTCGAAGCAGCGCCGGTGGTTGCCGCCTTTGGCATGGGATGACATCGACACCGATGTCACACCGCCGATCTCAGATGGCGCCAACGGAATCGATGAAATGGCAGTCGATCTGGCATTGCAGGGCGAGGACGTGCGCCTATCGCCTGCCGAGCGGCGCGAAGCCGTCACCCGGCTGCACTCTCATCGGTGGTCTGATCCTCGCATCGCGCAGCAACTGCACATTGCGAACAGAACCGTGTTGCGGATTCGCCAGGAACTGAATCTCGAAGCGTTTGAAGACGGCGACCTAGTGAAGCGTGACGCGGCATGAAATCCATATTCAACACTGCAACCGCAGCGGCTTACCTGATCACTCAGGCAGGCCGCTGGTTTACACGAACAGGGAGAAAAAGAGCATGACAGCACCGAAAAAGTCCAAAGAATCCGATGCGAACTCCACGCTGGAAAACCTCGATCCGGGGACGCTGATCATCGCTGCGAACGTCCGGACTGAAACCAAGATCAGCCCCGAGTTCGTCGCGAACATCAAGCTGAACGGGGTGATTGTCCCGATCCTTGGGGAGCGAGACGCAACCGGCGCGGTAGAAGTCACGGAC
Coding sequences within:
- a CDS encoding helix-turn-helix domain-containing protein gives rise to the protein MDRFICPPDHRHGVVGTCYVFHKCRCDNCRTGNTDRSRARSRQHLYGTYDNGLTDAGPVREHLAHLQSFGLGWKRIAALSGVGNTAVQSLIYGRKGGPDDPRKGEVIKRTPRAKAAAILAVKPELTALAPSACIPSRGVHRRVQALVARGWSQSKLCAMVGRERGNWWTMMQADQVTVSFHLEVSKLYDRIWNTEPPHADWPDKTARTRALNYSKQRRWLPPLAWDDIDTDVTPPISDGANGIDEMAVDLALQGEDVRLSPAERREAVTRLHSHRWSDPRIAQQLHIANRTVLRIRQELNLEAFEDGDLVKRDAA